DNA from Sulfurospirillum arsenophilum NBRC 109478:
TGACCATAAGTATAGCTTCGCATGGTACATCTTCAAGGAGTGGCGATAATGTTTCATCTACATCATAAAAAAAATAGGTTATGCCCAATGTATTAATGGGCGACAACATATCTCTGCAAATAAACGCTGGTAAATAGATACTTTTGATGGAAAGTTTTTGAAGAACTTCTAAAAAAGCATACCTTGCATACGGATAAAAATAGACATCACTTTTTTCAAAAAGTTCTGAAATATAAATTTGTTTATCTACTTTTTGCAGATCAAAAGGCGTCATCGTCGTATACCTAAGAAAGCAAATACCAAAGAGATATATTTTTTGATAGCGAATGGATAATCAACAATAGATTTAATCAAAATAGGTATAGCTTTGCGAAACTCTCCACTCATCTGGTAAGATCTTCCGCGATAGTATTCTACTCTTGCGCCATGTATTTTTTTCATAATTTTTTTGCTTGGTATAGATAGCGTATCTATATGATTTAAGACCAACGTTTTAAGGTTATTGTTAATCAACTCTATATTTCCAGACATATTTGTATCTGTTATGCTAAAAACACCCAAAGATTCATGGATATAGCAAAATTCTCCGACTAAAGAGAGTTTCATCCACATATCATAATCTTCAACTGCAAAATAGTCTTTGTGTATATCAAATAACCCGATTTCAAACAACTTCTCTTTTTTGACACTCATTGCCGAAGTTGATAAACTGTTGCCATCCAATAATAATTCATAGTAAGGGCCGCGCGATAGTGTCTTCCCATGCTCAAGCGTGGAATGAAAAATACCATTCACCATCTTATCTTCATAATGACTTACGGCTATTGCATTGGAGTTATCCTCTATCATTTTTGCAACCCGTTCTAACTTTTGAGGATACCAATAATCATCTGAATCCAAAAAAGCCACCCACTCTCCCATAGCATTTTTAATACCCGTATTTCTACTTCCTGCTGGAGAACCACTGTTTTCTTGCCAAAAGTATTTCACTCTTGCATCATTAGCCATGTAGCTTTGCACAACTTCTTTGGTTGCATCTGTTGAGCCATTGTCCACAACAATCAGTTCAAAATTTTGATAGGTTTGGTTTAGCACAGATTGTATCGCTACATGTAATTCTTTTTCTCGATTATACGCAGGAATTACGACAGAAAAAAACATTATTTGTCCAGTAACTGAAAAATTTTTTCTACTTCATTATGGAGTTGATCTTCTACTTGAAAATTGCAAATATTTTGAAGCTTCGCATTGTCCACATACACATCCTCATAACATAGATTATCTAACGCATTTATCTCTAATGCTAAAGGCTTTTGGTATCTCTTTTCATAAACTGCTTGAACAATTCTTGCAATATCTAAAATCTTGAAACTTTTCCCCGAAGAGAGGTTGTACGTTGTGCTATCTTGAAACGAAAGCGAAGCTTCAACTATACGACAAACATCACCCATCCAAATAAAATCCCTTTGGGCTTTTCCATTCGTTTTAAGAGTGATTTTACCACATTCATGGGCCGATTTCACAAGATCATTCACAACCAGATACCACTTATCTGTTTTGATGTTGAGGGGGCATCCATAGCTATTGGTCAATCTAAAAATCGTATAATCAAGTTTACATGTAAAAGCAAATTGCTTGACATAATACTCCGCACATAAGTGCGTTGTCGCATAATCATTTTTAGGGAAAAATGGAGTCTCTTCTGTAATGTGACCATCATTCGCTCCATAAACATGAAACGTGCTCATATAAATAAACTTTTTGACACCATGGACACACAATGCTTCCAAAAGATTTCTGGTACCTAGGGTATTAATGAGCAAAGCTTTTTTAGCATAATCCTCTAAAAAATGCTCATTAAAACTTGCTGCATGAATACACATATCAAAAGGAGTTTTAATTTGACTTTTGAGTGTCGCTAAATCTGTGATATCCGCTTCAATAATGTTATATGAAATACCTTCAAGTTGTATTTTTGCTTTACGTGTTAACACATAAACATCAAAGCCCTGGTTTGCAAAATGAACACTTAACCAACTCCCAAGATTGCCAAGCCCTCCTGTGATAAGAACCTTACCACGCATACGGTATTGCATCCAATGGCTGATTGATGGCTTCATCTGGATCATGTTCAAGGCTTGCTAGATTTAAAAGCATATTGGACTCTCCAACACCGCGAAATGCCATCCATAAACCACGTTGAATAGTTAATCTTTGATAATTTTGTGACGATAGTTTCACTGTAAAAAAGTCTTTCCCATTGTAAACAATAAACTCAATTTCACCAATAGGAACAACCAAATTGAGAGTCATCTGAGTGTGTTTTTTCCAGCCTTTAATGTCGTCTTGATGAATAGTCGAAAAATACGCCTCTCCAAAACCATCAAATCCCATATCACTTTTCTTCATTGCATGAAAAACGTCACCTTTGGGATTATGGATTTGTTTGAGTGGCGTTAAGATCACTCCGTCCATAAAAGTCCTTTATAGTGTGCTTTCATTTCATACTCTTCGATCTGCTTTAATGTTTTTTGGTACATATCACTCTCTTTTTTATAAAAAGTATAGTACCATTCGCTGGTAAATTTAATGGTCTCTTTATACTCTAAATTAGCTTGCCATTTGAGATAAAAAAGTGCCTTATCACAGTTGAGTTTTAAAAGTCCTGCTTCGTGAAATGGAATATTATCAGTAACTGTAAATGCTGCCTCAGCCTTTTCAAAATGCCAATAGGCACTCAAATCCTCTAAGAGTTGTTTCACGGTATGATTTTGCTCAGCTCTCGGTCCAAAGTTAAACGCTTCTCCATGCAAAGAAGCGTTTACATGTAAAGCTTGTCCCAAGGCAAGATAGCCACCCAATGGTTCTAAGACATGCTGCCAAGGACGTGTTGCTTGTGGGCTTCGTATCTCTACTTTTTCACCCTGACTCCATGCCACCATACAATCCACCACAATTCTATCTTTGGCCCAATCCCCACCGCCTATTACATTTCCAGCTCGAGCAATAGCTAATTTGACATTACATGTAGAAGATTTAAAGAACGAATGAAAATAAGACTTTATAACGAGTTCCGCCGCACCTTTGGAACCACTGTAAACATCTTTACCACCCATCTTATCATCTTCTTTATATCCCCATACTTGCTCAACATTATCATAAGCCTTGTCACTCGTGATAATCACTGCCGTACACGCATGATTGGAGCTTCTAAGCGCTTCTAGAATATTTGCTGTACCCATCACATTGGATGAAATGGTTTCAATAGGGTCTTTATACGAAGTTGAGACAATCGCTTGCGCAGCCAAATGAAAAACAAAATCGGGTTTCTCTTCACTTATAATCTTTGTCATCATTGCTAAGTCGCGAATATCCGCTTGATAATGCTTGAGTTTTTGCTCTAGCCCTAATGCTTCAAACATGGAAGGATGCGTTGGAATATCTTTAGCGATTCCAACAACATGAGCACCTAATTTTAAAAGCCAAACACTCAGCCACGAGCCTTTAAAACCCGTATGTCCGGTTACTAAAACTTTTTTATTTTTATAAATATTTTGAAACATTATTTATCCCATTTTTTCCATGGAGCTTTATGGGTATCCCACAGCTTATTTAAATCATTTTTATCTTTGAGGCTGTCCATAGGTTTCCAAAATCCCTCATGTTTATAGGTGTATATCTTGCCATCCGTTGCTAACCGGCTTAATGGTTCTTGCTCAAAAACGATTTCATCACCATCGGCTATATAGTCAAAAACTTCAGGTTCACAAACAAAAAATCCTGCATTGACCCAGCCACCATCACCTTTTGGCTTTTCTTTAAACGCATTGACTTGATTGGTATCTGTTAAATCCAAAGCACCAAATCTACCATCAGGCTGTGCTGAAGTCATGGTCATAGCTTTTCCGTGTGAGCTATGAAATTTCAGTAATGCATTAATGTCAATATCTGCAACACCATCACCATAAGTAAGCATAAAAGGTTCATTTCCAACAAATTTTTGTGCTTTTTTGATTCGTGCTCCAGTCATTGCATTTAAACCTGTATCTAGTAAAGTCACTTTCCATGGCTCACTCGAATTATTATGAATTTCCATTTTATTATTTTTGAGATCTATAGTGACATCACTTTGATGCAAAAAGTAGTTTGCAAAATACTCTTTAATGTAATACCCTTTATAACCCAACAATACAACAAACTCATTAAAACCATAGCTAGAGTATATTTTCATAATATGCCATAAAATAGGCTTTCCACCTATCTCCACCATAGGCTTTGGTCGTATATCCGTTTCTTCACTGAGCCTTGTACCAAATCCACCTGCTAACAGCAATACTTTCATTTTAATCCTTACTTATCAACTCTTGATATTGTCCTATCATTTTATCACGAGTAAAATCATTTTTATATATAGCATAACCATTTTGAGCA
Protein-coding regions in this window:
- a CDS encoding glycosyltransferase family 2 protein, which translates into the protein MFFSVVIPAYNREKELHVAIQSVLNQTYQNFELIVVDNGSTDATKEVVQSYMANDARVKYFWQENSGSPAGSRNTGIKNAMGEWVAFLDSDDYWYPQKLERVAKMIEDNSNAIAVSHYEDKMVNGIFHSTLEHGKTLSRGPYYELLLDGNSLSTSAMSVKKEKLFEIGLFDIHKDYFAVEDYDMWMKLSLVGEFCYIHESLGVFSITDTNMSGNIELINNNLKTLVLNHIDTLSIPSKKIMKKIHGARVEYYRGRSYQMSGEFRKAIPILIKSIVDYPFAIKKYISLVFAFLGIRR
- a CDS encoding NAD-dependent epimerase/dehydratase family protein — encoded protein: MIQMKPSISHWMQYRMRGKVLITGGLGNLGSWLSVHFANQGFDVYVLTRKAKIQLEGISYNIIEADITDLATLKSQIKTPFDMCIHAASFNEHFLEDYAKKALLINTLGTRNLLEALCVHGVKKFIYMSTFHVYGANDGHITEETPFFPKNDYATTHLCAEYYVKQFAFTCKLDYTIFRLTNSYGCPLNIKTDKWYLVVNDLVKSAHECGKITLKTNGKAQRDFIWMGDVCRIVEASLSFQDSTTYNLSSGKSFKILDIARIVQAVYEKRYQKPLALEINALDNLCYEDVYVDNAKLQNICNFQVEDQLHNEVEKIFQLLDK
- a CDS encoding WxcM-like domain-containing protein — protein: MDGVILTPLKQIHNPKGDVFHAMKKSDMGFDGFGEAYFSTIHQDDIKGWKKHTQMTLNLVVPIGEIEFIVYNGKDFFTVKLSSQNYQRLTIQRGLWMAFRGVGESNMLLNLASLEHDPDEAINQPLDAIPYAW
- the rfbG gene encoding CDP-glucose 4,6-dehydratase, which encodes MFQNIYKNKKVLVTGHTGFKGSWLSVWLLKLGAHVVGIAKDIPTHPSMFEALGLEQKLKHYQADIRDLAMMTKIISEEKPDFVFHLAAQAIVSTSYKDPIETISSNVMGTANILEALRSSNHACTAVIITSDKAYDNVEQVWGYKEDDKMGGKDVYSGSKGAAELVIKSYFHSFFKSSTCNVKLAIARAGNVIGGGDWAKDRIVVDCMVAWSQGEKVEIRSPQATRPWQHVLEPLGGYLALGQALHVNASLHGEAFNFGPRAEQNHTVKQLLEDLSAYWHFEKAEAAFTVTDNIPFHEAGLLKLNCDKALFYLKWQANLEYKETIKFTSEWYYTFYKKESDMYQKTLKQIEEYEMKAHYKGLLWTE
- the rfbF gene encoding glucose-1-phosphate cytidylyltransferase produces the protein MKVLLLAGGFGTRLSEETDIRPKPMVEIGGKPILWHIMKIYSSYGFNEFVVLLGYKGYYIKEYFANYFLHQSDVTIDLKNNKMEIHNNSSEPWKVTLLDTGLNAMTGARIKKAQKFVGNEPFMLTYGDGVADIDINALLKFHSSHGKAMTMTSAQPDGRFGALDLTDTNQVNAFKEKPKGDGGWVNAGFFVCEPEVFDYIADGDEIVFEQEPLSRLATDGKIYTYKHEGFWKPMDSLKDKNDLNKLWDTHKAPWKKWDK